Proteins encoded within one genomic window of Bos indicus isolate NIAB-ARS_2022 breed Sahiwal x Tharparkar chromosome 23, NIAB-ARS_B.indTharparkar_mat_pri_1.0, whole genome shotgun sequence:
- the TREML1 gene encoding LOW QUALITY PROTEIN: trem-like transcript 1 protein (The sequence of the model RefSeq protein was modified relative to this genomic sequence to represent the inferred CDS: deleted 1 base in 1 codon): MGPKLLLLLLLGLIGQGSAGSLPELLQASVGSSILVQCHYRLQDVKARKVWCQVLPEGCQPLVTSTVNRGVPASSRIFLTDLGGGLLQVEMLALREEDAGEYACVVEGLSGTQTVHRVTLDVLPAAPALKEEEIHQDATLGESSSLDSVDSDSPLDTSQDKKSRAWIWGAVFLLGLLVMVAVMLLAVMAKRKGNRFAVGGQFQSSGISNTAPSSVVQHVSDSGLAVDLPSDVPYVKLDSPPSFDDTTYTSLPPDPLSGKLLPLDPPCVPPLPPKVEISSKPVTYATVIFPGMGKSGGASCEPAQEPPNSQAPPS; the protein is encoded by the exons ATGGGCCCCaaactgctcctgctgctgctcctgggacTAATAG GCCAGGGCTCGGCCGGCAGCCTCCCGGAGCTGCTGCAGGCGTCTGTGGGGAGCTCCATCCTGGTGCAGTGCCACTACCGACTCCAGGACGTCAAGGCACGAAAGGTGTGGTGCCAGGTCCTGCCAGAGGGATGCCAGCCCTTGGTAACATCAACCGTGAATCGCGGGGTCCCAGCTAGCAGCCGCATATTTCTCACAGACCTGGGGGGCGGCCTGCTCCAGGTGGAGATGCTTGCCCTGCGGGAGGAGGATGCTGGCGAGTATGCCTGTGTGGTGGAGGGCCTCTCGGGAACCCAGACTGTGCACAGGGTCACTCTGGATGTGCTTCCTGCAG CTCCTGCCCTGAAAGAGGAGGAGATCCATCAGGATGCGACTCTGGGTGAGAGCTCCTCTTTGGACTCTGTAGACAGCGACAGCCCTTTGGATACCAGCCAGGACAAGAAGAG CAGAGCCTGGATTTGGGGTGCTGTGTTCCTGCTGGGCCTGCTGGTGATGGTGGCGGTGATGCTGCTTGCTGTGATGGCCAAAAGGAAAG GAAACAGGTTTGCTGTTGGTGGACAATTTCAGAGCAGTGGAATCTCAAACACG GCTCCCTCCTCAGTGGTCCAGCACGTCAGTGACTCTGGACTGGCTGTTGATCTGCCATCAGATGTACCATATGTCAAGCTTGACTCACCACCTTCCTTTGATGACACCACTTACACCAGCCTTCCTCCTGATCCCCTGTCAGGGAAACTCCTACCCCTAGACCCACCCTGTGTGCCCCCTCTGCCTCCTAAGGTTGAGATCAGCTCCAAGCCTGTGACATACGCTACAGTCATCTTCCCTGGAATGGGCAAGAGT GGAGGAGCCTCCTGTGAGCCAGCCCAGGAGCCGCCTAACAGTCAGGCTCCACCCAGCTGA